GTGCTGCCGGCCACCGCGTTGCCGAAGATCGTGACGAAGATCGCCAGGAAGATGATCGGCTGCAGCGTGACGTCGATCAGCGCCTCGGGCGTGCGCCACGTCTTGATGAGGCTGCGCCGGGTCAGGGCCGCCGAGTGCCGCAGCAGCGGGAACGGTCGTGCGTGGGTGACCGCCGCGGGGGTGCGCGGCGTCTGCGTGCGCTGGTCGAGGGTCGCGGTGCTCATGCGGCCACCTCCGTCGTGGGGTCGTCGGCCGTGGGCCGTCCGGTCAGGGTGAAGAACACCTCGTCGAGGCTGGGCAGGTGCAGCGAGAGCTCCGTGACCGTGATGCCCGCGGCGCCCAGGCGGGCCACCGTCTCGGTCATCGCCGCGTCCGAGGTGACCGGGACCGCGAGCATGCCCTTGCGGATCTCGTCGGCCGGGGTGCCCGTGCTGACCTGCGTGAGGATCTGCGCGGTCTCCTCCAGGCGCGCCGGGTCCGCGGGGCGGACCTCGAGCGTCTGGCCGCCGACGATGCGCTTGAGCCCGTCGGGGGTGTCGTGCGCGATCACGCGGCCGTGGTCGATCACGGTGATCTCGTCGGCCAGCGCGTCGGCCTCCTCGAGGTACTGCGTGGTCAGCAGCACGGTCGAGCCGTCCGTGACCAGCGAGCGCACCACGTCCCACATGGCCTCACGCTTGGCGGGGTCCAGGCCCGTGGTGGGCTCGTCGAGGAAGATCACGTCCGGGCGCCCGACGAGGCTCGCGGCCAGGTCCAGGCGGCGGCGCATGCCCCCGGAGTACGTCTTCGCGGGCCGGTCGGCGGCCTGCGTGAGGTCGAACCACTCGAGCAGCTCGACCGCACGCGCGCGGGCGCCGGCCCGGCCGAGGTCCAGCAGGGTGCCGAACAGCACCAGGTTCTGCCGGCCCGTGAGGTCCTCGTCGACGGACGCGTACTGGCCCGTCAGGCCGATCATGTGACGCACGCGCTCGGCGTCGCGCACCACGTCCAGGCCGTTGATGCGGGCCTGGCCCGCATCAGGCTGCAGCAGCGTGGACAGGATGCGCACGGCCGTCGTCTTGCCGGCGCCGTTGGGGCCGAGGACACCGAGCACGGTGCCCCGGGGGACGACGAGGTCGACGCCTTGCAGCGCCTTCGTCTCGCCGAAGTGCTTGACGAGGCCCTCGGCCTCGATCACCAGGTCTGTGGTCATGCGACGAGCCTGGCCGGACCGCCTGACACGGCGCCGACACCGTCCTGACACGGCCGGGTGGGCACGCCGTCAGCGGGCGTGGTGGGGCCGTGCCGGTGGACGACCGACGGTCAGTCGAGGTCGCGGCAGAGCAGCAGCAGCGTGACGTCGTCCACCGACGACGGGTCGGTGCACTCGCGCAGCACGTGGTCGATGTGCACGGGGCGCGTCGGGTCCTCGCGCTGGAAGGCCCGCACCAGCCGCGCCAGGCCCGCGCGCAGGGTGGTGGAGCGCGAGTCCACCAGGCCGTCGCTGTAGAGGACCAGCCCGCCGCCGGGCTCGATGCGCAGGCGGTGCGTCGGTGGTTCGCCCGAGCCGACGCCCAGCGGCCGGTCCACGCGCGTCTCGACGAGCTCGGCACCGCCCACCGCGTCGAGCAGCAGCGGCCGCGGATGGCCCGCGATCGCGAGCTCGACGTCACCGGTCGCGCGGTCCACGGCCGCGACCACCACCGTCGCCATGTCGGTCGCCATCGTCCGGCGTGCCACCACGTCGGTCCAGCGCAGCGCCTGCGCCGGGGAGTCACCCCGCAGCAGGAACGCGCGCAGCGCGTTGCGCAGCTGACCCATCGCCGCCGCGGCCGGAAGGCCGTGGCCCGCGACGTCGCCGACCACCACCGCGAGCCGGCCGTCGGGCAGCGTGAGCGCGTCGTACCAGTCGCCGCCGACCCGACCACCCGGGGCGGGCACGTAGCGCGCGTGCACCTGCCAGCCGTCCAGCTCCGGGAGGGTGGCCGGCAGGAGGCTGCGCTGCACGGTCTCGGCAGAGGTCAGCGCCCACCGGGTGCGCAGCAGCAGCGTCTCGAGCAGGCGCCGGCGCAGGTCCTCGGCGGAGCGGAGCTCCTGGGGCGTCCACGGCGTGCACTGGCCCCGCACCGTCTGCGTCCACTTCTCGAACGACTTGCGCGGGCTCAGGCGCACCGTGTCGCCCTCGCGGCGGGCGATCGCCTTGTTCTGCGGGTCGCCGCCCCAGCTCACGTCGCGCACCGCCTCGTGCCGGAACCACACGATCACGCGGTCCTCCGGCAGCCGCACCGCGAGCAGGCCCGCGACGCCCGGGAGCGTCGCCGCCAGGTCCGGCTCCTGGTCCGCGAGCGCCGTCCGTGCCGTGACGTCGGTGGCCTGCTCGGCCAGCCACGTGGTGAGCACCGCGAGGTCGTCGGGCACCTCACCCTCGGCCTGGCGCTGACCGTCGCCCAGGACCACCACGCCGTGCGCGGGCACGAGCGTGCGCAGCGAGACGTCCGAGCGGGACCTGCCGACCAGCGCCTCCGCGAGCGTGCGGTCCGCATCGCGTGAGGCGATCAGCAGCTGCACCAGCGTGGCCTCCGCCGCCAGGGCCGCCTGCAGCTCGTCCTCCTCGGCGCGGGCCACCAGGCGCAGGGACAGCGAGGACCCGAGGAACTCCGCCGCGGCCCGCACGCCGAACGGCGGGTGGTGCGGCCCGGAGTAGTGGTGGCACGCGATCAGGCCCCACAGCCGGCCGTCCCGCAGCAGCGAGATCGACATCGACGCCGCGACACCCATGTTGCCCAGGTACTCCAGGTGGATGGGCGAGACGCTGCGCAGCACCGAGTGCGTGAGGTCCAGCGGCTGACCCGAGCCGGGGTCCAGGCCCGGCACGATCCGCGACGGGGTGTAGCCGACGTCGGCGATGAGCCGGATCCAGTTCTGCTCGTACAGCGCCCTGGCCTGCGGCGGGATGTCCGAGGCCGGGTAGTGCAGGCCCAGGAACGAGTTGAGGTCCGCACGTCTGGCCTCGGCCACCACCTCGCCGTTGTACTCGGCGTCGAAGCGGTAGATCATCACGCGGTCGAAGCCCGTGAGCGTGCGCACCTCCTGCGCCGCGACGTCGTACAGCTCGGTGAGCGAGCCTGACGCGCTCAGCCGCTCCATCGCGTCACGCACGGCCTGGTAGGTGTTCGGGAACGAGAAGGGCCGCGGTCCGGTCGACTCCTCGAGCTCCACCACCAGGAGCGTCCGGTCCGCGACCGCCACGCGGTGCAGCACCGCGTCGAGCTCCACGCGTCCTCGCGGGGTGCGCGCGGGCACGACGATGGGGTTGCGCTGGCGCAGGTTGCCGAACGTGCGCACGTGCGCGCGCACCAGCTCGGCCGCCTCGGTGCCCAGCACGTGCTCGAGGCGCGCGCCCAGGGCGTCCTCGACCTGGACGCCGAGCAGGTCCACGACGTTCTGCGAGACGTGCTCGACCGTGAAGTCCGGCTCGCTCACCGCGAGCAGCACGCCGTGCGGCTGGACCGACCCCGGCACGTGGATGGGCTCACGCGCGCAGTTGTCGAGGTCGACCGGCTCACCCGGCGCGAGCAGCGACGCGTCGGGGCCCGCCTCGCCCATGCCCGTCCTCCCCTTCACTCCCGCTGCCGACCGGAGTGAACGGTAACCCACGCCCCCGACGAGCCCGCCCGGGACCTCACGCGTGAGTCGCGGCGTCGACGAACCGCGTGAGCAGCCGGTCCGCGTCCAGCCACGGTCCGGGCC
The Cellulomonas gilvus ATCC 13127 DNA segment above includes these coding regions:
- a CDS encoding daunorubicin resistance protein DrrA family ABC transporter ATP-binding protein, which codes for MTTDLVIEAEGLVKHFGETKALQGVDLVVPRGTVLGVLGPNGAGKTTAVRILSTLLQPDAGQARINGLDVVRDAERVRHMIGLTGQYASVDEDLTGRQNLVLFGTLLDLGRAGARARAVELLEWFDLTQAADRPAKTYSGGMRRRLDLAASLVGRPDVIFLDEPTTGLDPAKREAMWDVVRSLVTDGSTVLLTTQYLEEADALADEITVIDHGRVIAHDTPDGLKRIVGGQTLEVRPADPARLEETAQILTQVSTGTPADEIRKGMLAVPVTSDAAMTETVARLGAAGITVTELSLHLPSLDEVFFTLTGRPTADDPTTEVAA
- a CDS encoding SpoIIE family protein phosphatase; protein product: MGEAGPDASLLAPGEPVDLDNCAREPIHVPGSVQPHGVLLAVSEPDFTVEHVSQNVVDLLGVQVEDALGARLEHVLGTEAAELVRAHVRTFGNLRQRNPIVVPARTPRGRVELDAVLHRVAVADRTLLVVELEESTGPRPFSFPNTYQAVRDAMERLSASGSLTELYDVAAQEVRTLTGFDRVMIYRFDAEYNGEVVAEARRADLNSFLGLHYPASDIPPQARALYEQNWIRLIADVGYTPSRIVPGLDPGSGQPLDLTHSVLRSVSPIHLEYLGNMGVAASMSISLLRDGRLWGLIACHHYSGPHHPPFGVRAAAEFLGSSLSLRLVARAEEDELQAALAAEATLVQLLIASRDADRTLAEALVGRSRSDVSLRTLVPAHGVVVLGDGQRQAEGEVPDDLAVLTTWLAEQATDVTARTALADQEPDLAATLPGVAGLLAVRLPEDRVIVWFRHEAVRDVSWGGDPQNKAIARREGDTVRLSPRKSFEKWTQTVRGQCTPWTPQELRSAEDLRRRLLETLLLRTRWALTSAETVQRSLLPATLPELDGWQVHARYVPAPGGRVGGDWYDALTLPDGRLAVVVGDVAGHGLPAAAAMGQLRNALRAFLLRGDSPAQALRWTDVVARRTMATDMATVVVAAVDRATGDVELAIAGHPRPLLLDAVGGAELVETRVDRPLGVGSGEPPTHRLRIEPGGGLVLYSDGLVDSRSTTLRAGLARLVRAFQREDPTRPVHIDHVLRECTDPSSVDDVTLLLLCRDLD